In one Brassica oleracea var. oleracea cultivar TO1000 chromosome C9, BOL, whole genome shotgun sequence genomic region, the following are encoded:
- the LOC106317308 gene encoding CRIB domain-containing protein RIC10 — protein sequence MAMKMKGIYKGFKCISQIFAGEKERDEIEIGYPTNVKHVSHIGWEGSSSSGPGWMSEFKVGAEVLSPRASSFSNARPSTSFFTSSSTDFDQGSSKRTISDTLRDVPPVTPINLPKHSNKKSSRRKKSASSSSSPKSSRSSIFSKSSYKSTVSQLI from the exons ATGGCAATGAAAATGAAGGGCATCTACAAGGGCTTCAAATGTATCTCTCAAATATTTG CCGGGGAGAAAGAGCGCGATGAAATTGAAATTGGGTATCCAACAAATGTAAAACATGTCTCTCATATTGGCTGGGAGGGTTCTTCTAGTAGTGGTCCTGGTTGG ATGAGTGAGTTCAAGGTCGGAGCTGAGGTTTTGTCTCCAAGGGCATCATCGTTTAGTAATGCAAGACCTTCTACTTCTTTTTTCACCTCGTCTTCAACTG ATTTTGATCAAGGGTCGAGTAAACGAACAATATCTGATACACTAAGAGATGTACCTCCAGTTACTCCAATAAATTTACCTAAACATAGCAACAAGAAAAGTAGTAGAAGAAAGAAGTCAGCTTCATCATCATCATCTCCAAAATCTTCAAGATCATCTATTTTTTCTAAATCTTCGTATAAATCAACTGTATCCCAACTAATCTAA